From Microbacterium sp. YJN-G, a single genomic window includes:
- a CDS encoding ABC transporter substrate-binding protein, whose product MSRPLTHRSGQRLAALGATVLAASLVLAGCSGAAETSPTTSTAPIEEKDLAVAAVSAPNSLDPAQLVDGQQMFVWSAILDTLLRKDPGTGEILPGAAETWEYNEDGTELTLRLREGMTFSSGDPVDAEAVVATMLRSKETPGNVQSRLAAVDDVVAADDLTVVISFSRFDPQFVDNLSSGPGAIGDPATLSAESTATDPVGSGPFTLDVDKTVPGSTYVLEKRDDYWDADNVPFKTLTVKVIQDPTASFNALQSGELNAATVQSQVVGQLNPDDWNITVNDAVAATYLNILDRGGEKWPALGDVRVRQAINMAIDRESMLEALFSGVGIATEQLASPYGAIYDEALNGTYEYDPEEGKALVEEAGFAGETFQIPSTFLTTTVEPVLTQAFADIGLTLEWVTVPPQQAQGAARSGDYGLYYQILGFNSDTADLATTFAVDGVGNPRGYTDETLDELWGTINSTVAFEDALPAYQELNEYVVDQAFVAPVVFIGATWATGDDITYVGKANTLSTYRLFSVTE is encoded by the coding sequence ATGTCACGTCCCCTGACCCACCGTTCCGGGCAGCGTCTTGCGGCGCTCGGCGCCACGGTGCTCGCGGCATCGCTCGTGCTCGCCGGATGCTCCGGCGCCGCAGAGACGTCCCCGACGACGTCCACAGCCCCCATCGAAGAGAAGGACCTCGCGGTTGCGGCGGTCAGTGCCCCGAACTCTCTCGACCCCGCCCAGCTCGTCGACGGCCAGCAGATGTTCGTCTGGTCTGCGATCCTCGACACGCTGCTCCGTAAGGACCCCGGCACCGGTGAGATCCTGCCGGGTGCAGCTGAGACCTGGGAGTACAACGAGGACGGCACCGAGCTCACCCTTAGGCTTCGGGAGGGCATGACCTTCAGTTCCGGAGACCCGGTGGATGCGGAAGCTGTGGTTGCCACGATGCTCCGATCGAAGGAGACTCCCGGCAACGTGCAGAGCCGACTCGCGGCCGTCGACGACGTCGTCGCCGCGGACGATCTCACCGTCGTGATTTCGTTCTCGCGGTTCGACCCGCAGTTCGTAGACAACCTCTCGAGCGGCCCCGGCGCCATCGGAGACCCCGCAACGCTCTCGGCCGAGTCCACCGCGACCGACCCGGTCGGCTCGGGCCCGTTCACGCTCGATGTAGACAAGACGGTTCCCGGCAGCACCTACGTGCTCGAGAAGCGAGACGACTACTGGGACGCGGACAACGTTCCATTCAAGACCCTCACTGTGAAGGTGATCCAGGACCCGACGGCGAGCTTCAATGCGCTTCAGTCAGGGGAGCTCAACGCGGCGACCGTCCAGTCTCAGGTGGTCGGTCAGCTGAACCCCGACGACTGGAACATCACGGTCAACGATGCTGTCGCGGCGACCTACCTGAACATCCTCGATCGCGGTGGCGAGAAGTGGCCTGCCCTCGGCGACGTTCGTGTGCGTCAGGCGATCAACATGGCCATCGATCGCGAGTCGATGCTCGAGGCGCTCTTCTCCGGCGTCGGCATCGCGACCGAGCAGCTCGCGAGTCCGTACGGGGCGATCTACGACGAGGCGCTCAACGGAACCTACGAGTACGACCCTGAGGAAGGCAAGGCGCTCGTTGAGGAGGCCGGCTTCGCCGGGGAGACGTTCCAGATTCCCAGCACGTTCCTCACCACGACGGTCGAGCCTGTACTCACTCAGGCGTTTGCTGACATCGGACTGACTCTCGAATGGGTGACGGTTCCTCCCCAGCAGGCACAGGGCGCTGCACGCTCGGGTGACTACGGGCTCTACTACCAGATTCTCGGCTTCAACTCGGACACCGCGGACCTCGCGACGACATTCGCCGTTGACGGAGTGGGAAACCCGCGCGGGTACACCGATGAGACCCTCGACGAGCTGTGGGGAACGATCAACTCGACCGTTGCGTTCGAGGATGCGCTCCCGGCGTATCAGGAGCTGAACGAGTACGTCGTCGACCAGGCGTTCGTCGCACCGGTCGTCTTCATCGGTGCGACGTGGGCGACCGGTGATGACATCACGTACGTCGGCAAGGCCAACACGCTGTCGACGTACCGTCTGTTCTCCGTCACCGAATAG
- a CDS encoding mannitol dehydrogenase family protein: protein MSAVSPSSRTTGRLRRLRPAPPVRIVHLGLGAFSRSHTAWYTSHASDASEWGIVAYSGTSMHLAEAVNRQGGLYTLIERSAKGDVSEVLESLVRAHPGSDVEQFVADVASPLTAVVTLTITEGGYRTTPDGSPDLADPAVRADIERLVALSDGHESARSGLSTALGRLVAGLDMRRRAGGGPMTILSCDNLPGNGEHAARAIRALARTLPETADWCERNVAFASSSVDRITPRLSAEEATRLAERYGDAVPVVAEPFSDWVISGDFPAGRPQWESAGARFTADLEPWEARKLWLLNGAHTILAGLGRLRGHEFVSQAVDDPVCRRAVEDFWDEAQRHLPVELGVDDYRRALLKRFENPAIAHALAQISMDSTTKMRLRIAPVAEREREAGREASGCAFAVAVWLAADAAMTDAHNAVAQISPRLAADPAFVTSVSSFLNSLRQGLLPHAGS, encoded by the coding sequence GTGAGCGCCGTCAGCCCATCTTCGCGTACGACCGGCCGGCTGCGACGGCTTCGGCCCGCGCCGCCCGTGCGCATCGTTCACCTCGGTCTCGGCGCTTTCAGCCGATCACACACCGCTTGGTACACCTCGCACGCAAGTGACGCGTCCGAGTGGGGCATCGTCGCCTACAGCGGGACAAGCATGCACTTGGCAGAGGCAGTCAATCGTCAGGGAGGGCTCTACACCCTGATCGAACGCTCGGCGAAAGGGGACGTGTCCGAAGTTCTCGAGAGCCTGGTTCGCGCCCACCCCGGAAGCGATGTCGAGCAGTTCGTCGCCGACGTCGCGTCGCCGCTGACGGCCGTTGTGACCCTCACGATCACCGAGGGGGGATATCGGACCACACCCGACGGCAGCCCGGATCTTGCCGACCCAGCGGTGCGCGCTGATATCGAGCGCCTTGTCGCGCTGAGCGACGGACACGAATCCGCCCGATCCGGGCTGTCAACCGCACTCGGCAGGCTCGTCGCGGGGCTCGACATGCGCCGACGTGCCGGTGGCGGGCCGATGACGATCCTCTCGTGCGACAACCTCCCCGGCAATGGAGAACATGCAGCGCGTGCGATCCGTGCGCTCGCTCGCACGTTGCCCGAGACGGCTGACTGGTGCGAGCGAAACGTCGCGTTCGCGTCGAGTTCGGTAGACCGGATCACTCCTCGGCTCTCGGCGGAGGAGGCCACTCGCCTGGCCGAGCGCTATGGAGACGCGGTCCCGGTCGTTGCGGAACCCTTCAGCGACTGGGTCATCTCGGGAGACTTTCCCGCCGGTCGACCGCAATGGGAGTCCGCAGGTGCGCGCTTCACCGCTGACCTCGAGCCGTGGGAGGCCCGCAAGCTGTGGCTCCTCAACGGCGCCCACACGATCCTTGCTGGACTCGGTCGCCTCCGCGGGCATGAGTTCGTGTCGCAGGCTGTCGACGACCCTGTCTGCCGGCGTGCCGTAGAGGACTTCTGGGACGAGGCACAGCGGCACCTGCCGGTGGAACTCGGCGTGGATGACTATCGGCGCGCACTCCTGAAGCGATTCGAGAATCCGGCGATCGCCCATGCTCTCGCGCAGATCTCGATGGATTCGACGACCAAGATGCGCCTGCGGATCGCCCCGGTCGCCGAACGCGAGCGAGAAGCGGGGCGAGAGGCTTCGGGGTGCGCCTTCGCGGTCGCCGTGTGGCTCGCCGCAGATGCAGCGATGACGGATGCCCATAACGCCGTCGCGCAGATCAGCCCCCGCCTTGCGGCCGACCCGGCGTTCGTGACGAGCGTGTCTTCCTTCCTGAACAGCCTTCGACAGGGCCTTCTGCCTCACGCCGGGTCATAA
- the uxaC gene encoding glucuronate isomerase — MSVTDVVQTRDPDRLLPVDPATRDIARALYQRVADAPIVSPHGHVPAEWLARDVAFADPTALLVTHDHYVTRLLHASGVDLGDLGVGGAAVDPREAWRTFAERWHLFAGTASGHWIEDELHSVLGIDTPLSAATADAVYDTVQRRLGEPGFRPRALFERFRIDVLATTDDPLDDLQYHSAITDSGLSGRVLPTFRPDRYLDPDAVEFSTDLERLLSATGQPTTFAGYLEALRDRRAYFIAHGATSADHGIEDPATVDMSDTEAQYLFHDIVSGRATASQRAAFRGHMLVRMAGMSAEDGLVMTIHAGVVRNHSTATLRQFGPDTGHDFPRQTDFVRGLRPLLERHGLSYSLHLVLFAVDETVYSREIAPMASFYPSVYIGAPWWFLDAPDAMLRFRSAVTESAGFSRGSGFIDDTRAFLSIPARHDTARRVDAAFLARLVREGRLTESAATAVIDDIVGPQPRRVFKL, encoded by the coding sequence ATGAGCGTCACCGACGTCGTGCAGACAAGGGATCCTGATCGACTCCTCCCCGTGGATCCGGCCACGCGCGACATCGCTCGTGCGCTCTACCAGCGTGTCGCCGACGCGCCGATCGTGTCGCCGCATGGACATGTGCCGGCAGAGTGGCTCGCTCGGGACGTCGCGTTCGCGGATCCGACCGCGCTTCTGGTGACTCACGACCACTACGTGACGCGCCTGCTGCACGCATCTGGAGTCGATCTCGGCGACCTCGGCGTCGGTGGCGCCGCGGTCGATCCGCGCGAGGCCTGGCGTACGTTCGCCGAGCGCTGGCATCTGTTCGCGGGGACGGCGTCGGGGCACTGGATCGAGGACGAGTTGCACTCCGTCCTGGGGATCGATACGCCGCTGTCGGCGGCGACCGCGGATGCGGTCTACGACACCGTCCAGCGTCGCTTGGGCGAGCCCGGGTTCCGACCGCGAGCTCTGTTCGAGCGGTTCCGGATCGACGTTCTCGCAACCACGGACGATCCGCTCGACGACCTGCAGTACCACTCCGCGATCACCGACTCCGGCCTGTCCGGTCGCGTCCTCCCGACGTTCCGTCCGGACCGCTATCTCGACCCGGATGCGGTGGAGTTCTCGACCGACCTGGAGCGTTTGCTGAGCGCGACCGGTCAGCCGACGACGTTCGCCGGGTACCTCGAGGCGCTCCGTGATCGACGCGCGTACTTCATCGCCCACGGAGCGACTTCCGCCGACCACGGGATCGAAGACCCGGCGACGGTCGACATGAGCGACACCGAGGCGCAGTATCTGTTCCACGACATCGTGTCCGGCCGTGCCACGGCCTCCCAGCGCGCGGCGTTCCGGGGGCACATGCTCGTCCGCATGGCGGGGATGAGTGCAGAGGACGGACTCGTCATGACGATTCACGCGGGTGTGGTGAGAAACCACAGCACCGCAACGCTGCGTCAGTTCGGGCCGGATACCGGTCACGACTTTCCCCGGCAGACCGACTTCGTCCGCGGGCTCAGGCCCCTGCTCGAACGGCACGGCCTTTCTTACTCGCTCCACCTCGTCCTCTTCGCGGTCGACGAGACGGTGTACTCACGCGAGATCGCGCCGATGGCGAGCTTCTATCCGAGTGTGTACATCGGTGCCCCATGGTGGTTCCTGGACGCCCCCGACGCGATGCTCCGCTTCCGCTCGGCCGTGACCGAGTCTGCGGGATTCTCGCGGGGGTCGGGGTTCATCGATGACACGCGCGCGTTCCTCTCGATTCCGGCGCGACATGACACGGCGCGGCGAGTGGATGCTGCCTTCCTGGCGCGGCTCGTGCGCGAAGGGAGGCTGACGGAGTCAGCGGCGACCGCAGTCATCGACGACATCGTTGGCCCGCAGCCGCGGCGGGTGTTCAAGCTGTGA
- a CDS encoding glycoside hydrolase family 43 protein, translating into MSTSPVLPGFHPDPSICRVGEDYFLVNSTFEYFPGVPVHRSRDLVEWEQIGNVLDRPEQLVTRAGIGGASGGIYAPTLRHHDGLFWMVTTNLHEITRGHLLVHAADPAGPWSDPVYVPGLVGIDPDLAWDEAGLCRLTWSDVVRGGISQAVIDPHTGAVLSEVREIWRGTGGAHAEGPHLIRRGCWWYLVVAEGGTGPGHMVTVARSQSPDGPFEPHPDNPILTHRSTGAAVQSTGHADLVERADGTWAIVFLGTRPRGSFPRWHTNGRETFLAGVEWRDDWPFVDEAAFDVHDTSRSFVDDFSGTTFHPRWIAPGVDPGSFTETAPDGAGLRLRRGRAVASRAAENLLAVRVECQTWAARVDAVGDVALSVRMDDSHQAIVERESGVVRARAVIGPVDQVLASAEIADDVTLEIQSVQPDVERGAPRGPDLLRLGYRAHGELHVLAEFDGRYLSTEVAGGFTGRVVGVEALADDVLVRRIEVEDLGWAGHA; encoded by the coding sequence ATGTCGACGTCACCCGTGTTGCCCGGCTTTCATCCGGACCCATCGATCTGTCGTGTGGGTGAGGACTACTTCCTCGTCAACTCGACCTTCGAGTACTTCCCGGGCGTGCCTGTCCACCGGTCCCGGGATCTCGTCGAGTGGGAGCAGATCGGGAACGTCCTCGATCGTCCGGAGCAGCTCGTCACCAGGGCCGGTATCGGCGGTGCCAGCGGCGGGATCTATGCCCCGACGCTGCGTCATCACGACGGTCTGTTCTGGATGGTGACGACCAATCTCCACGAGATCACTCGGGGGCATCTGCTCGTCCACGCCGCTGACCCGGCAGGCCCGTGGAGTGACCCGGTCTACGTCCCCGGGCTGGTCGGCATCGATCCGGACCTCGCGTGGGACGAGGCCGGACTGTGCCGTCTGACGTGGAGCGATGTGGTTCGCGGCGGGATCTCCCAGGCCGTGATCGATCCGCACACAGGCGCAGTTCTCTCCGAGGTGCGAGAGATATGGCGGGGCACCGGCGGGGCGCACGCGGAAGGTCCGCACCTGATCCGGCGGGGGTGTTGGTGGTACCTCGTCGTGGCAGAAGGGGGGACGGGCCCCGGCCACATGGTGACCGTTGCGCGTTCGCAGAGCCCCGACGGACCCTTCGAGCCTCATCCCGACAACCCGATCCTGACTCACCGCAGCACGGGAGCCGCAGTTCAGTCGACCGGGCACGCCGACCTGGTGGAGCGGGCCGATGGCACGTGGGCGATCGTGTTCCTCGGCACGCGGCCCCGGGGTTCGTTCCCGCGCTGGCATACGAACGGCCGTGAGACTTTCCTCGCAGGGGTCGAGTGGAGGGATGACTGGCCTTTCGTGGACGAGGCTGCGTTCGATGTCCACGACACGTCGCGATCTTTCGTCGACGACTTTTCGGGAACCACCTTCCACCCTCGCTGGATCGCCCCAGGCGTAGACCCGGGGTCGTTCACAGAGACTGCTCCGGACGGTGCGGGGCTGAGGCTCCGTCGCGGGCGCGCAGTGGCGTCGCGCGCGGCGGAGAACCTGCTCGCGGTGCGAGTGGAGTGCCAGACGTGGGCAGCTCGAGTCGATGCCGTCGGCGACGTCGCGTTGTCCGTGCGCATGGACGATTCCCACCAGGCGATCGTCGAGCGCGAGTCGGGCGTTGTGCGCGCACGCGCGGTGATCGGCCCGGTCGACCAGGTCCTCGCCTCGGCCGAGATCGCGGATGATGTCACGCTCGAGATCCAGTCCGTCCAGCCTGACGTCGAACGCGGGGCACCGCGCGGCCCCGATCTGCTGCGTCTGGGGTATCGGGCGCACGGTGAACTTCATGTGCTCGCAGAGTTCGACGGACGATACCTGTCGACCGAAGTGGCTGGTGGGTTCACAGGCCGAGTGGTCGGGGTCGAGGCGCTCGCTGACGATGTCCTCGTTCGACGAATCGAGGTCGAGGACCTCGGGTGGGCGGGGCACGCCTAA
- a CDS encoding family 43 glycosylhydrolase translates to MTDPRPSGAAPAHFCNPLDLSYRYQDIRFTGVVGGHRISDPRRSVHREAADPSIVLYDGRYFMFASMSAGFWHSLDLVTWDFAPTQKLPAFDYAPDVREIDGALYISASRKTDSPFFRSVAPLSDDFEQVSPGTFPFWDPHLYQDDDRSVYLYWGCDNVTPIQAVVLDPETLLPTTEPKALIASDIAEHGWERTGENYRKEEPRTPEERLAAQFRSDQPFIEGAWMNKRDDTYYLQYAAPATQTNTYADGYYTGSTPLGPFEYSSFSPFSSKPGGFITGAGHGSTFQDVHGNWWHAATMRICVNDIFERRMGLFPAGFDEDGVLFCNQNFADYPVRVPDGPADPWAPPPWMLLSYGARATASSSLEAHGPELAVDEDVRDWWVAATDATGESLTVDLERPMSIGAIQVNVADHELAARAPEAPGGADYGHSWRAMYLDAEAAELWIDVSLDGESWETVLDTRGDGADRPHALVVFDAEREARFVRVTAGRLPFGAHFAVSGLRVFGRADGPAPSAAVARARRTGELSALIEWDASAGAQGYNVRWGLAPDKLYHSWMLHGAHQSLDLGALNAGVEYWVAVDAFNGAGVTSGAIVPIVR, encoded by the coding sequence ATGACCGATCCCCGACCGTCAGGTGCTGCACCTGCGCACTTCTGCAACCCGCTCGACTTGTCGTACCGCTACCAGGACATCCGGTTCACCGGAGTTGTCGGCGGCCATCGAATCAGTGATCCCCGGCGCAGCGTCCACCGCGAAGCGGCGGACCCATCGATCGTGCTGTACGACGGGCGCTACTTCATGTTCGCTTCGATGTCTGCAGGCTTCTGGCATTCGCTCGACCTCGTGACGTGGGACTTCGCACCGACTCAGAAGCTCCCCGCGTTCGACTACGCGCCGGACGTGCGCGAGATCGACGGTGCCCTGTACATCTCGGCATCCCGCAAGACGGATTCGCCGTTCTTCCGCAGCGTCGCGCCTCTCTCTGACGACTTCGAGCAGGTTTCACCTGGCACGTTCCCCTTCTGGGACCCGCACCTCTACCAGGACGACGATCGATCGGTGTACCTGTACTGGGGCTGCGACAACGTCACGCCCATTCAGGCGGTCGTCCTCGACCCGGAGACGCTCCTGCCCACGACCGAGCCGAAAGCTCTCATCGCTTCCGACATCGCTGAGCACGGCTGGGAGCGGACGGGTGAGAACTACCGCAAAGAGGAGCCCCGCACGCCCGAGGAGCGCCTTGCGGCCCAATTCAGGAGCGATCAGCCGTTCATCGAAGGCGCCTGGATGAACAAGCGGGACGACACGTATTACCTGCAGTACGCAGCGCCTGCGACACAGACCAACACCTACGCCGACGGGTACTACACCGGGTCCACCCCGCTCGGCCCCTTCGAGTACTCGTCCTTCAGCCCTTTCTCGTCCAAGCCCGGAGGCTTCATCACCGGTGCCGGACACGGAAGCACCTTCCAGGACGTCCACGGCAACTGGTGGCACGCAGCGACCATGCGCATCTGCGTCAACGACATCTTCGAGCGCAGGATGGGACTCTTCCCCGCGGGCTTCGATGAGGACGGGGTGCTCTTCTGCAACCAGAACTTCGCCGACTACCCTGTCCGCGTCCCGGACGGACCGGCCGACCCGTGGGCTCCGCCCCCGTGGATGCTCCTCTCGTACGGCGCTCGGGCCACGGCGTCGAGCTCGCTCGAGGCGCACGGACCCGAGCTGGCCGTCGATGAGGATGTCCGCGACTGGTGGGTGGCAGCCACCGATGCGACGGGGGAGAGCCTCACCGTCGACCTCGAGCGCCCGATGTCCATCGGTGCCATCCAGGTGAACGTCGCCGACCATGAGCTCGCCGCACGGGCACCGGAGGCTCCCGGCGGCGCGGACTACGGCCACTCGTGGCGCGCGATGTACCTCGATGCGGAAGCCGCAGAGCTCTGGATCGATGTGTCCCTGGACGGCGAGTCCTGGGAAACCGTTCTCGACACGCGTGGGGACGGCGCCGACCGTCCCCACGCGCTCGTCGTCTTTGACGCCGAACGCGAGGCCCGATTCGTACGTGTGACGGCAGGTCGGCTTCCCTTCGGCGCCCACTTCGCGGTCTCCGGGCTGCGCGTGTTCGGCCGTGCGGACGGTCCGGCACCGTCAGCGGCTGTCGCGCGTGCACGTCGGACCGGTGAGCTGTCCGCGCTGATCGAGTGGGATGCATCGGCGGGTGCGCAGGGTTACAACGTGCGTTGGGGACTCGCGCCCGACAAGCTCTACCACAGCTGGATGCTCCACGGTGCGCACCAGTCACTCGATCTGGGCGCCTTGAATGCCGGCGTCGAGTACTGGGTCGCGGTGGACGCATTCAACGGAGCCGGGGTGACGAGCGGCGCCATTGTTCCGATCGTCCGGTAG
- a CDS encoding sugar phosphate isomerase/epimerase family protein, producing MTSPRQRPLRAIQQIQIGRVASTENRARDTLARLASAGFEAIELNGFMTRPTPLFVRALTKVAGMPVGRGGRLDWPRLVAESGLLVVALHEDLGTIESEPAAVVARAVEFGTRNVVVTGMHRFDYGDETAVGQLARRLTTAGRALAGDGIRLLYHNHTAEFRRLASGATAFAALAAQTDEDAVGFELDAFWAATAGADPLRLLDELGGRVRLLHITDRGSRIAGPTLTPIVKADSVELGTGNMPIDAIVARATALNVEAVILETHKNWIDGSPLRSAEVSAEVLRRLL from the coding sequence ATGACCTCGCCCCGGCAGCGTCCGCTGCGCGCGATCCAGCAGATCCAGATCGGCCGGGTCGCATCAACCGAGAACCGGGCGCGCGACACCCTCGCGCGCCTGGCCTCAGCCGGGTTCGAGGCGATCGAGCTCAACGGCTTCATGACGCGGCCGACGCCGCTGTTCGTGCGCGCGCTCACGAAGGTCGCCGGTATGCCGGTCGGCCGGGGCGGGCGGCTCGACTGGCCGCGACTGGTCGCGGAGTCCGGGCTGTTGGTTGTCGCGCTGCACGAAGACCTCGGCACGATCGAGTCTGAGCCGGCCGCCGTCGTGGCTCGGGCAGTCGAGTTCGGTACTCGCAACGTCGTCGTCACGGGCATGCACCGCTTCGACTACGGCGACGAGACCGCGGTGGGACAGCTCGCCCGGCGGCTCACGACTGCCGGTCGGGCTCTCGCGGGTGACGGCATACGACTCCTCTACCACAACCACACCGCGGAGTTCCGGAGACTGGCCTCGGGCGCAACGGCGTTCGCCGCGCTTGCCGCCCAGACGGACGAGGATGCCGTCGGGTTCGAGCTCGATGCCTTCTGGGCGGCCACGGCCGGCGCGGATCCGCTCAGGCTGCTCGACGAACTCGGTGGACGTGTGCGCCTGCTGCACATCACCGATCGCGGGTCTCGTATCGCCGGACCGACGTTGACGCCCATCGTCAAGGCGGACAGCGTGGAGCTCGGTACCGGCAACATGCCGATCGACGCGATCGTTGCGCGCGCAACTGCGCTGAACGTTGAGGCAGTCATCCTCGAAACCCACAAAAACTGGATCGACGGCTCGCCGCTGCGCAGCGCCGAGGTGAGCGCCGAGGTGCTCCGCAGACTCCTGTGA
- a CDS encoding SDR family NAD(P)-dependent oxidoreductase, with protein MSFPFADVSDRPLTDLLSLDGRRAVVTGAAQGLGKAIASRLAEAGADLLLIDLNADAAAVAAVDIADRYGVRVMSTHADVADAASVAAAADLAVAELGGIDVWVNNAGIFPNAPVTMMPDEMWDATFAVNARGVFLGAREAARRMSADGSGGVIVNIISTAGVQVAFPGMAAYVGSKHAALGMTKSLAVDLAPLGIRVLGVAPSFVPTEGNLAAAKAGAEAAAAAGIEMPPLEVMNKSMIGRMGTPDDIARVVLFAASDLSMIMTGSTLLADAGETL; from the coding sequence ATGTCTTTCCCCTTCGCCGACGTTTCGGACCGACCGCTCACCGATCTGCTCTCGCTCGACGGTCGCCGCGCCGTCGTCACCGGTGCCGCTCAGGGCCTCGGCAAGGCCATCGCGTCGAGGCTTGCCGAAGCCGGCGCCGACCTTCTGCTCATCGATCTCAACGCCGATGCGGCTGCTGTGGCCGCGGTCGACATCGCCGACCGATACGGCGTCCGCGTGATGAGCACCCACGCTGATGTGGCAGACGCGGCATCTGTCGCGGCCGCGGCCGACCTTGCTGTCGCCGAGCTCGGCGGTATCGACGTCTGGGTCAACAACGCCGGGATCTTCCCCAACGCACCCGTCACGATGATGCCCGACGAGATGTGGGACGCGACGTTCGCGGTGAACGCCCGCGGTGTCTTCCTCGGTGCGCGTGAGGCCGCACGACGGATGTCGGCCGACGGATCGGGCGGCGTCATCGTCAACATCATCTCGACGGCGGGCGTGCAGGTCGCGTTCCCCGGTATGGCTGCGTATGTGGGCTCGAAGCACGCGGCGCTCGGCATGACGAAGTCGCTCGCCGTCGACCTCGCCCCGCTCGGCATCCGCGTGCTCGGCGTCGCGCCCAGCTTCGTCCCCACCGAAGGCAACCTCGCCGCAGCCAAGGCCGGCGCGGAGGCGGCCGCTGCCGCAGGCATCGAGATGCCCCCACTCGAGGTCATGAACAAAAGCATGATCGGCCGCATGGGCACCCCCGACGACATCGCCCGCGTCGTGCTGTTCGCGGCGAGCGACCTGTCGATGATCATGACCGGCAGCACCCTTCTCGCCGACGCCGGCGAGACGCTCTGA
- a CDS encoding SDR family NAD(P)-dependent oxidoreductase, which produces MKISGKTFVVTGAGNGIGREVTLQLLAAGASVAGVDLNKDGLDNTATLATAGDRFSSHVVNITDRDAVEALPDAVAVAHGPADAVINVAGVIQKFVKVDDLPYSEIEKVMNVNFWGTMNMVKSFLPVLTSRPQAALVNVASMGAYAPVPGQAVYGASKAAVKVLTEALYAELLDTSVAVTVVFPGAIGTDIAANSGVALSDGSQDAPAYKTTPPSTAAAVIIDAVVKGKYRATIGGDAAAMDKLSRLSPKRATTLIAKQMGSLLN; this is translated from the coding sequence ATGAAGATCTCGGGCAAGACCTTCGTCGTCACCGGAGCCGGCAACGGCATCGGCCGTGAAGTGACACTTCAGCTTCTGGCCGCCGGCGCATCCGTGGCCGGTGTCGACCTCAACAAGGACGGCCTCGACAACACTGCCACGCTCGCCACCGCGGGCGACCGATTCTCGTCCCACGTCGTGAACATCACCGACCGTGATGCTGTCGAGGCGCTGCCGGATGCCGTCGCGGTGGCACACGGCCCGGCCGACGCCGTGATCAACGTTGCCGGTGTCATCCAGAAGTTCGTGAAGGTCGACGACCTGCCCTACTCGGAGATCGAGAAGGTCATGAACGTGAACTTCTGGGGAACCATGAACATGGTCAAGTCGTTCCTCCCTGTTCTGACCTCGCGTCCGCAAGCCGCCCTGGTGAACGTCGCGAGCATGGGTGCCTACGCACCCGTGCCGGGCCAGGCCGTGTACGGCGCGTCCAAGGCAGCGGTGAAGGTGCTGACCGAGGCCCTCTACGCGGAGCTCCTCGACACCTCCGTCGCCGTCACCGTCGTCTTCCCCGGAGCGATCGGCACCGACATCGCCGCGAACTCCGGCGTCGCTCTGTCGGACGGTTCGCAAGACGCGCCCGCCTACAAGACGACGCCGCCGTCGACGGCGGCGGCGGTCATCATCGACGCCGTGGTCAAGGGCAAGTACCGCGCGACCATCGGCGGCGACGCCGCTGCGATGGACAAGCTGTCGCGCCTCAGCCCCAAGCGGGCCACCACCCTCATCGCCAAGCAGATGGGCTCACTGCTCAACTGA